From one Mustela nigripes isolate SB6536 chromosome 16, MUSNIG.SB6536, whole genome shotgun sequence genomic stretch:
- the KRT20 gene encoding keratin, type I cytoskeletal 20, whose product MDFTHRSLHRGLSSSSEGPAISVSGSTHRKGAMQYLAAAPSVYGGAGGQGIRISNSRHMMSYGGDPSGGDLFVGNGKMTMQNLNERLANYLAKVQSLEKSNAKLELQIKQWYETNTPGTRDHSAYYQQIEELQNQIKKVQLENAHCVLQIDNARLAAEDFKLKYETERALHLTVEGDIRGLNKVLGDLSLTRTDLEIQIKELSKDLDILRKEHQEEVDSLRKHLGNTVSVELDAAPCLNLGTTMNEMRQKYEVIAQENLQKAKEQFEKQTQALQQQVTLSNEELKETEAHVKELRRTYQNLEIELQSLLSLKETLEHTLEDTKDRYSRKLATIQGVMDNLEAQLVQIRKDTERQSNEYNILLDIKTRLEQEIATYRRLLEGDVIKTTEDDLSISEEKDIKRKRKIRTVVEEVVDGKVVSYQSKEEEEDL is encoded by the exons ATGGATTTCACTCACAGAAGCCTCCACAGAGGTCTGAGTTCCTCCTCAGAGGGCCCCGCAATCAGCGTGAGCGGCTCCACACATAGGAAGGGGGCCATGCAGTACCTTGCAGCTGCACCCAGCGTCTATGGGGGAGCTGGAGGTCAGGGCATCCGCATCTCGAACTCCAGACATATGATGAGCTATGGAGGTGATCCCTCCGGTGGAGACCTGTTTGTTGGTAATGGGAAGATGACCATGCAGAACCTAAATGAACGCCTAGCAAACTACCTAGCAAAAGTGCAGTCCCTGGAAAAGTCCAATGCCAAACTTGAATTGCAGATTAAGCAGTGGTATGAAACAAACACGCCCGGCACCAGGGACCACAGTGCGTATTACCAACAAATAGAAGAGCTGCAAAATCAG ATTAAAAAGGTACAACTGGAAAATGCGCATTGCGTCCTACAAATTGATAATGCCAGATTGGCTGCTGAGGACTTCAAGCTGAA GTATGAGACTGAAAGGGCACTACACCTCACAGTGGAGGGTGATATCCGTGGCCTGAACAAGGTCTTGGGTGATCTATCCCTAACTAGAACAGActtggagattcaaattaaagaacTGAGTAAAGACCTGGATATTCTCAGAAAAGAACATCAGGAG GAAGTGGATAGCCTACGGAAACACCTGGGCAACACTGTCAGTGTAGAACTGGATGCTGCTCCATGCCTGAACCTTGGCACCACCATGAATGAAATGAGGCAGAAGTATGAAGTGATAGCCCAGGAGAACCTTCAGAAGGCCAAAGAGCAGTTTGAGAAACAG aCTCAAGCGCTGCAGCAGCAAGTCACACTGAGCAATGAAGAGttaaaagaaactgaggctcacgtAAAGGAGCTGAGACGCACCTACCAGAACCTGGAGATAGAACTCCAGTCCCTCCTCAGTCTG AAAGAAACTTTGGAGCACACACTAGAGGACACCAAAGATCGTTACAGTAGAAAACTGGCCACCATCCAGGGAGTAATGGACAACCTAGAAGCCCAGCTGGTGCAGATTAGGAAGGATACAGAACGCCAGAGCAATGAATACAATATCCTCCTTGACATAAAGACCCGGCTTGAGCAGGAAATTGCTACTTACCGCCGCCTTCTGGAAGGAGATGTCATCAA aactacaGAAGATGACTTAAGCATCTCAGAGGAGAAAG atataaagagaaaaaggaagattaGGACAGTCGTGGAAGAAGTGGTGGACGGCAAGGTTGTATCATATCAAtccaaggaggaggaagaagatttGTAA
- the KRT12 gene encoding keratin, type I cytoskeletal 12, with protein sequence MTYKRATFLPCGHCCLSGCGPLLWAVDLSSNMMSLSVRTSGLPRRLSSQSGTSGRARGTSASLVGSSYGGSTFGFGDSCGGGFSAASMFGSSSGFGGGSGTSLAGGLGTAYGGTLGGGSGALGGGFGGLGGGFGGLGGGFGGLGIGFGGSPGGSSAVGILSGNDGGLLSGSEKETMQNLNDRLASYLDKVRALEAANTELENKIREWYETRGSGTGDSGSQNDYSKYYPLIEDLRNEIISASIGNAQLILQIDNARLAAEDFRMKYENELALHQSVEADINGLRRVLDELTLARADLEMQIENLTEELAYLKKNHEEELQSFRAGGPGEISVEMDAAPAVDLTRLLNNMREQYETIAEQNRKDAEAWFIEKSGELRKEISSNTEQLQSSKSEVTDLRRAVQNLEIELQSQLATKKSLEVSLAEVEGDYCGQLSQVQQLISSLEEQLLQVRADTEHQNADHQRLLDAKARLELEIETYRRLLDGEAQR encoded by the exons ATGACCTATAAAAGGGCAACCTTTCTCCCTTGCGGACACTGCTGCCTCTCAGGTTGTGGCCCCCTTCTCTGGGCTGTGGATCTCTCAAGCAACATGATGTCTCTCTCAGTGCGCACCTCTGGGCTGCCCCGGCGGCTGTCTTCCCAGAGTGGAACATCAGGCAGAGCCAGGGGCACATCTGCTTCCCTTGTTGGCAGTAGCTATGGGGGGAGCACCTTTGGCTTTGGTGACAGCTGTGGGGGAGGCTTTTCTGCTGCTTCCATGTTTGGTTCTAGCTCTGGCTTTGGTGGTGGCTCTGGAACTTCCCTTGCAGGAGGTCTGGGCACTGCTTATGGGGGGACATTGGGAGGTGGCTCTGGAGCCCTGGGAGGTGGCTTTGGAGGCTTGGGAGGTGGCTTTGGAGGTCTGGGAGGTGGCTTTGGTGGCCTGGGAATTGGATTTGGTGGAAGCCCAGGAGGTAGCAGTGCTGTAGGTATTCTCTCTGGCAATGATGGAGGCCTTCTTTCCGgatcagaaaaggaaaccatgCAAAATCTTAATGACAGATTGGCTTCCTATCTGGATAAGGTTCGAGCTCTAGAAGCGGCTAATACTGAGCTAGAAAACAAAATTCGAGAATGGTATGAAACACGAGGATCTGGGACTGGAGACTCCGGGTCACAGAATGATTACAGTAAATATTATCCATTGATCGAAGACCTCAGGAATGAG ATCATTTCTGCCAGCATTGGAAATGCCCAGCTCATCCTGCAGATCGACAATGCAAGACTGGCTGCAGAAGACTTCAGAATGAA GTATGAGAACGAGCTGGCCCTGCATCAGAGTGTGGAGGCCGATATCAACGGCCTGCGCCGGGTCCTGGACGAGCTGACCCTGGCCAGAGCTGACCTGGAGATGCAGATCGAGAACCTAACAGAAGAATTGGCCTACCTGAAAAAGAACCATGAGGAG GAGCTCCAAAGCTTCCGGGCAGGTGGCCCAGGGGAGATCAGCGTGGAAATGGACGCTGCTCCGGCGGTGGACCTCACCAGGCTCCTCAACAACATGAGGGAGCAGTACGAAACCATCGCTGAGCAGAATCGTAAGGACGCAGAGGCCTGGTTCATTGAAAAG AGTGGGGAGCTCAGGAAGGAGATCAGCAGCAACACGGAGCAGCTTCAGTCCAGCAAGAGCGAGGTCACCGACCTGAGGCGCGCAGTGCAAAACCTGGAGATAGAGCTCCAGTCCCAGCTGGCCACG AAGAAATCCCTGGAGGTCTCACTGGCCGAAGTGGAGGGCGACTACTGCGGCCAGCTGTCCCAGGTGCAGCAGCTCATCAGCAGTCTGGAGGAGCAGCTGCTCCAGGTGCGCGCGGACACCGAGCACCAGAACGCCGACCACCAGCGGCTGCTGGACGCCAAAGCCCGCCTGGAGCTGGAGATAGAGACCTACCGCCGCCTCCTGGACGGGGAGGCCCAACGGTGA